In Thunnus thynnus chromosome 13, fThuThy2.1, whole genome shotgun sequence, the following proteins share a genomic window:
- the LOC137195619 gene encoding F-box only protein 39-like, giving the protein MRSPSLWRFRLFQFSGRLSKFRQSEYCSSVGYARSLGVYLERLEVSVCPPRRSLIAQRLEQTISGLFSELTRVKAPLKSLTLIKLELDRTAWTLGLRNSLVNCLIHFLRKASKLTTISLNWMRNSMHQGLELLSALSHSQRRFPPTRCYISSLNLEGFFSGAVPVHLNSNVPCIMRHLQGLTDLSLSYSCLSDELLMALQHRHRGGRLNPRRDGITLQTFSLHCTLNEPHRQPVCGGSWATLASSSPDLKVKITVHQVINTDRLARILRPEIPLTEYTMVAFYSPDEGWTAKPVLCDMLPQYSRSLQHLSLDLSNCSEPLDVELLELVKMCERLEHLGIWAFLEVITVEKLLHIRLTQRSLLNNIRVRIYSVNDNTVEQEDQLEQILSSYLQLPPELEFFAMIYPFV; this is encoded by the exons AtgcgctctccctctctctggcGCTTTCGCCTCTTCCAGTTCAGTGGTCGCTTGTCCAAATTCAGGCAGTCTGAATATTGCTCTTCTGTGGGCTATGCCCGCTCCCTGGGAGTCTATCTAGAGAGGCTGGAGGTGTCTGTGTGTCCTCCACGCAGGTCCTTGATCGCCCAGCGACTGGAGCAAACCATCAGCGGGCTGTTTTCTGAGCTTACCAG GGTGAAGGCCCCACTAAAATCCCTCACCCTCATAAAGTTGGAGTTGGATCGGACTGCCTGGACTTTAGGGCTCAGGAACTCTTTGGTAAACTGCCTGATTCACTTCCTCCGAAAAGCCTCAAAGCTCACCACCATTAGTCTGAACTGGATGCGAAACTCCATGCATCAG GGTCTGGAGCTGCTTTCTGCTCTGTCACATTCTCAGAGGCGCTTTCCTCCCACCCGGTGTTACATCTCCTCTTTGAATTTGGAAGGATTCTTCTCTGGTGCTGTGCCTGTCCACCTAAACTCCAACGTTCCTTGCATCATGCGCCACCTGCAAGGCCTCACTGACCTGAGCCTCAGTTACTCCTGTCTGTCAGACGAGCTGCTTATGGCTCTCCAGCACAGACACCGAGGAGGGAGGCTGAACCCCAGGAGAGATGGGATCACCTTGCAAACGTTCTCGCTGCACTGCACTTTAAATGAGCCCCATCGACAG CCGGTGTGTGGTGGCTCATGGGCAACTTTAGCATCGAGCTCCCCCGACCTGAAAGTCAAAATTACAGTGCACCAAGTCATCAACACTGACCGGCTCGCGAGGATACTGCGGCCTGAGATCCCCCTGACAGAATACACCATGGTAGCCTTCTACTCCCCCGACGAAGGCTGGACAGCCAAGCCTGTCCTCTGTGACATGCTGCCTCAGTACAGCCGCAGCCTGCAG catcTGAGTCTGGACCTGAGCAATTGCAGTGAGCCGTTGGATgtggagctgctggagctggTGAAGATGTGCGAACGTCTGGAGCATTTGGGAATCTGGGCTTTCTTGGAGGTCATCACTGTAGAGAAGCTGCTGCACATCCGACTGACACAAAGGAGCTTACTCAACAATATCAGA GTGAGAATCTACTCAGTAAATGACAACACCGTAGAGCAGGAGGACCAGTTGGAGCAGATACTATCGTCCTACCTGCAGCTCCCTCCTGAACTGGAATTCTTTGCCATGATCTACCCCTTCGTATGA
- the slc25a1a gene encoding tricarboxylate transport protein A, mitochondrial, with amino-acid sequence MSSLLKPFSVCEGPCESGGVRRGCPSSALHPQPPSQRLAAAAVAAGLGSLPAHQRLYAARRNLAAAAIGGRKITHPGKAILAGGIAGGIEICITFPTEYVKTQLQLDERANPPRYRGIGDCVKLTVQDHGLRGLYRGLSSLLYGSIPKAAVRFGTFEMLSNPMRDATGRLDNTRSLLCGLGAGIAEAILVVCPMETLKVKMIHDQCSLRPRYRGFFHGVSEIIREQGVRGTYQGLTATVLKQGTNQAIRFYVMNMLRNWYKGDDPRKEMHPIVTAMFGATAGAASVFGNTPLDVVKTRMQGLEAHRYKNTVDCAFQILKHEGPQAFYKGTVPRLGRVCLDVAIVFVIYEEVVKLLNNVWKTQ; translated from the exons ATGTCCTCGCTGCTGAAGCCGTTTTCGGTGTGTGAAGGGCCGTGCGAGAGCGGCGGTGTCAGGCGAGGATGCCCGAGCTCAGCCCTCCATCCGCAGCCTCCATCGCAGCGTCTGGCCGCCGCTGCCGTCGCGGCGGGGCTGGGCTCTCTGCCGGCCCACCAGCGGTTGTACGCGGCGAGAAGAAACCTGGCCGCTGCGGCGATCGGAGGGAGGAAAATCACGCATCCTGGAAAGGCCATCCTTGCAG GTGGCATTGCGGGAGGAATAGAGATCTGTATCACCTTCCCTACAGAATATGTCAAGACCCAACTGCAGCTAGATGAGAGAGCAAACCCACCACGATACAGAGGGATCG gTGACTGTGTGAAACTGACCGTGCAGGATCACGGGCTCAGAGGGTTGTATCGAGGTCTCAGCTCCCTGCTCTATGGATCAATACCCAAGGCTGCAGTGAG ATTTGGCACGTTTGAGATGCTCAGCAACCCCATGCGGGACGCCACGGGTCGGCTGGACAACACGCGGAGCCTCTTGTGTGGTTTAGGAGCGGGCATAGCAGAGGCCATCCTGGTCGTCTGCCCCATGGAAACACTGAAG GTGAAGATGATCCATGACCAGTGTTCCCTCAGACCTCGCTACAGAGGCTTCTTTCATGGAGTCAGTGAGATTATCAGAGAACAGG GTGTCAGGGGGACATATCAAGGTCTAACTGCAACTGTGCTTAAACAAGGAACCAATCAGGCCATCAGGTTCTATGTGATGAACATGCTGCGCAACTGGTACAAAG GTGATGATCCCAGAAAAGAAATGCACCCGATCGTCACGGCAATGTTTGGCGCGACAGCAGGAGCGGCCAGCGTTTTTGGAAATACACCTCTGGATGTGGTGAAGACCAGGATGCAG GGTTTGGAGGCTCACCGTTACAAAAACACAGTGGACTGTGCCTTCCAGATCTTGAAGCACGAAGGACCACAGGC GTTCTACAAAGGGACAGTTCCCAGGCTTGGCCGCGTGTGCTTGGACGTGGCCATAGTCTTCGTCATCTATGAGGAGGTGGTCAAACTACTCAACAATGTGTGGAAGACTcagtag